Proteins encoded by one window of Lathyrus oleraceus cultivar Zhongwan6 chromosome 1, CAAS_Psat_ZW6_1.0, whole genome shotgun sequence:
- the LOC127086477 gene encoding uncharacterized protein LOC127086477, which produces MFILKKKLKLLKCKINDWNKIIFGNIHKNVRKAKICLQEVQNNIVAQSHSDYLIEKENHAQVILDNALFIVDLFWKEKARVRWYAKGDWNTKYFHMIAKIKNAARGIHSIKIDDTLTIDPNKIATHVDSNLVERVVPQLVNDQANNLLTMLPSQEEIHGAVFSLNGDSVRSPDGFGPISFQTFWSIIKEDVIIATMQFFTDGWIQPNYNSNTLVLIPKVEGVDYIEKYMALPWPT; this is translated from the exons ATGTTCATCCTCAAAAAGAAGCTAAAGTTATTAAAGTGTAAGATCAATGATTGGAACAAGATAATATTTGGAAACATTCATAAGAATGTTAGAAAAGCTAAGATTTGTCTGCAAGAGGTGCAAAATAACATAGTTGCTCAGAGCCACTCTGATTATCTCATTGAGAAAGAGAATCATGCTCAAGTCATCTTAGATAATGCCCTCTTTATTGTGGATTTGTTCTGGAAGGAGAAAGCTAGAGTGAGGTGGTATGCTAAAGGTGATTGGAACACAAAGTATTTCCACATGATTGCTAAGATCAAGAACGCAGCAAGAGGGATACATTCAATAAAGATAGATGACACCTTGACAATTGATCCTAACAAGATTGCCACACATGTG GATAGTAATCTAGTGGAAAGAGTGGTCCCCCAGCTAGTCAATGACCAAGCTAACAATCTTCTTACCATGTTACCTTCACAAGAGGAAATCCATGGTGCAGTATTTAGCCTTAACGGTGACAGTGTTAGGAGCCCTGATGGTTTTGGTCCTATTTCCtttcaaactttttggtcaatTATCAAAGAGGATGTGATAATAGCCACAATGCAATTCTTCACAGATGGATGGATTCAGCCAAACTATAACTCAAATACTCTAGTTCTAATCCCTAAGGTTGAAGGTGTAGACTACATTGAGAAGTACATGGCATTGCCATGGCCAACTTAA